The following coding sequences lie in one Arachis stenosperma cultivar V10309 chromosome 5, arast.V10309.gnm1.PFL2, whole genome shotgun sequence genomic window:
- the LOC130981495 gene encoding uncharacterized protein LOC130981495, producing the protein MRLSLGENNNIQELRNFTEWLLKIGDDLAGDTTDGESIVHIPYDILVKNSKTALDDLIDFVYPYMLSNLSVENYFKDRAILAPTLNCVTDVNKMTAGLPGQERVYLSSDSVCAEEGNMKFELDVFSPEILNGINYSSLPPHKLVLKVGAPVMLLWNINQTNGLCNGMRMQVRRMGNHVIECKTLTGNKVGSIVLIPRLNLIPNNETLPVRF; encoded by the coding sequence ATGAGATTGTCACTGGGTGAAAACAACAACATACAAGAACTCAGAAATTTTACagaatggctactcaaaattgGTGATGATTTGGCTGGTGATACAACAGATGGTGAATCGATCGTTCATATACCATATGACATTTTGGTTAAGAACTCTAAGACAGCTTTGGATGACCTCATTGATTTCGTGTATCCATATATGTTATCCAATTTATCCGTTGAAAATTATTTCAAGGATAGAGCAATTCTTGCACCAACTTTGAATTGTGTCACTGATGTCAACAAGATGACTGCAGGGTTACCTGGACAAGAAAGAGTCTACTTAAGTTCAGACTCTGTGTGTGCTGAGGAGGGAAATATGAAATTTGAGTTAGATGTTTTCTCGCCGGAGATTCTAAATGGAATAAATTATTCAAGTCTACCACCACACAAGTTGGTTCTGAAGGTTGGCGCTCCTGTTATGTTGCTGTGGAATATAAACCAAACTAATGGTTTGTGCAATGGAATGAGAATGCAAGTTAGAAGAATGGGAAATCATGTGATAGAATGCAAGACTTTAACTGGTAACAAAGTTGGAAGtattgttcttattccaagactgaatcTAATTCCAAATAATGAAACATTGCCGGTCAGGTTTTAA